One genomic window of Quercus lobata isolate SW786 chromosome 9, ValleyOak3.0 Primary Assembly, whole genome shotgun sequence includes the following:
- the LOC115959420 gene encoding premnaspirodiene oxygenase-like isoform X1, producing MALQFSLAFTTFLLLLSLFWLLKVWRRIKPQNKVQKLPPGPRKLPLIGNLHNLIGSLPHHALQQLAGDHGPLMHLQLGEISAIVVSSPRLAKEFMKTHDLAFAERPELLAPKIISYGGSDIAFSPYGDYWRQMRKVCMLELLSAKKVQSFSSIREEEISSLIESLHSSEGSPINFTENICSLTSTVVCRAAFGTKCKDQDEFTLLVMESAALAGGFDIADLFPSKKFLHVVSGLKFKLEKIHGKIDKILDKIVHDHRENPMSAETGNGELWKEDLVDVLLRLQQSGSLEFPITTNNIKAVILDMFAAGTDTSSTVIDWAMSEMMRQPRVLEKAQAEIRQAFDGKKRIHEKDIQNLSFLKLVIKETLRLHPPVAMLLPRECREPCEIDGYEIPLKTKVIVNAWAIGRDPALWHDAESFIPERFANSSIDFNGTHLEYIPFGAGRRMCPGITFGMANIELPLAQLLYHFDWELPGSMRPEDLDMTEFFGAVVRRKNNLHLVAAPYSPSE from the exons ATGGCCCTTCAATTTTCGTTGGCTTTCACCACATTTCTTCTTTTACTCTCTTTATTTTGGCTATTAAAGGTATGGAGAAGAATTAAACCTCAGAACAAAGTGCAGAAGTTGCCGCCAGGGCCAAGAAAGTTACCACTAATAGGAAACTTGCACAACTTAATAGGCTCACTACCACACCATGCTCTCCAGCAACTAGCAGGGGATCATGGACCCCTTATGCACCTACAACTAGGTGAAATCTCTGCAATTGTGGTATCATCCCCCAGGCTGGCCAAAGAGTTCATGAAGACGCATGATCTTGCCTTTGCAGAGAGGCCAGAACTTCTTGCCCCTAAAATTATAAGCTACGGTGGCTCAGACATTGCTTTTTCTCCATATGGTGATTACTGGAGGCAAATGAGAAAGGTTTGCATGTTGGAACTACTAAGTGCCAAGAAGGTCCAATCCTTCTCTTCTattagagaagaagaaattagTAGTCTCATTGAGTCCCTCCACTCATCTGAAGGATCACCAATcaattttactgaaaatatttgCTCTTTGACAAGTACCGTTGTATGTAGAGCAGCATTTGGTACCAAATGCAAAGATCAAGATGAATTTACATTGCTGGTCATGGAATCTGCAGCCTTGGCAGGGGGTTTTGACATAGCTGATTTGTTCCCTTCAAAAAAGTTTCTTCATGTGGTTAGTGGGTTGAAATTTAAACTAGAGAAGATTCATGGGAAGATTGACAAGATCCTAGACAAAATCGTCCATGACCACAGGGAGAACCCAATGAGTGCAGAGACTGGCAATGGTGAACTTTGGAAGGAGGATCTTGTTGATGTTCTTTTACGCCTTCAGCAAAGTGGTAGCCTCGAGTTCCCCATCACAACCAACAACATCAAGGCAGTCATATTG GACATGTTTGCTGCTGGAACTGATACTTCATCAACCGTAATAGATTGGGCTATGTCAGAAATGATGAGACAACCAAGAGTGCTGGAGAAGGCTCAAGCTGAGATAAGACAAGCCTTTGATGGAAAGAAACGAATCCATGAGAAAGATATTCAGAACCTAAGTTTCTTAAAGTTAGTTATAAAAGAAACTCTAAGGTTACACCCTCCTGTTGCAATGCTACTCCCAAGAGAATGCAGAGAGCCATGCGAGATTGATGGATATGAGATACCCCTCAAAACTAAAGTCATCGTTAATGCATGGGCAATTGGAAGAGATCCTGCACTTTGGCACGATGCTGAGAGTTTTATACCAGAGAGGTTTGCCAATAGTTCAATTGATTTCAATGGGACTCACCTTGAATATATCCCTTTTGGTGCAGGAAGAAGGATGTGCCCTGGAATAACATTTGGTATGGCCAATATTGAACTTCCCCTTGCTCAATTACTCTATCATTTTGATTGGGAGCTTCCAGGAAGTATGAGGCCAGAGGATCTGGATATGACTGAATTCTTTGGTGCAGTGGTTCGAAGGAAAAACAACTTGCATTTGGTTGCTGCGCCTTATTCTCCTTCAGAATAA
- the LOC115959420 gene encoding premnaspirodiene oxygenase-like isoform X2: protein MALQFSLAFTTFLLLLSLFWLLKVWRRIKPQNKVQKLPPGPRKLPLIGNLHNLIGSLPHHALQQLAGDHGPLMHLQLGEISAIVVSSPRLAKEFMKTHDLAFAERPELLAPKIISYGGSDIAFSPYGDYWRQMRKVCMLELLSAKKVQSFSSIREEEISSLIESLHSSEGSPINFTENICSLTSTVVCRAAFGTKCKDQDEFTLLVMESAALAGGFDIADLFPSKKFLHVVSGLKFKLEKIHGKIDKILDKIVHDHRENPMSAETGNGELWKEDLVDVLLRLQQSGSLEFPITTNNIKAVILDMFAAGTDTSSTVIDWAMSEMMRQPRVLEKAQAEIRQAFDGKKRIHEKDIQNLSFLKLVIKETLRLHPPVAMLLPRECREPCEIDGYEIPLKTKVIVNAWAIGRDPALWHDAESFIPERFANSSIDFNGTHLEYIPFGAGRRMCPGITFVVRRKNNLHLVAAPYSPSE from the exons ATGGCCCTTCAATTTTCGTTGGCTTTCACCACATTTCTTCTTTTACTCTCTTTATTTTGGCTATTAAAGGTATGGAGAAGAATTAAACCTCAGAACAAAGTGCAGAAGTTGCCGCCAGGGCCAAGAAAGTTACCACTAATAGGAAACTTGCACAACTTAATAGGCTCACTACCACACCATGCTCTCCAGCAACTAGCAGGGGATCATGGACCCCTTATGCACCTACAACTAGGTGAAATCTCTGCAATTGTGGTATCATCCCCCAGGCTGGCCAAAGAGTTCATGAAGACGCATGATCTTGCCTTTGCAGAGAGGCCAGAACTTCTTGCCCCTAAAATTATAAGCTACGGTGGCTCAGACATTGCTTTTTCTCCATATGGTGATTACTGGAGGCAAATGAGAAAGGTTTGCATGTTGGAACTACTAAGTGCCAAGAAGGTCCAATCCTTCTCTTCTattagagaagaagaaattagTAGTCTCATTGAGTCCCTCCACTCATCTGAAGGATCACCAATcaattttactgaaaatatttgCTCTTTGACAAGTACCGTTGTATGTAGAGCAGCATTTGGTACCAAATGCAAAGATCAAGATGAATTTACATTGCTGGTCATGGAATCTGCAGCCTTGGCAGGGGGTTTTGACATAGCTGATTTGTTCCCTTCAAAAAAGTTTCTTCATGTGGTTAGTGGGTTGAAATTTAAACTAGAGAAGATTCATGGGAAGATTGACAAGATCCTAGACAAAATCGTCCATGACCACAGGGAGAACCCAATGAGTGCAGAGACTGGCAATGGTGAACTTTGGAAGGAGGATCTTGTTGATGTTCTTTTACGCCTTCAGCAAAGTGGTAGCCTCGAGTTCCCCATCACAACCAACAACATCAAGGCAGTCATATTG GACATGTTTGCTGCTGGAACTGATACTTCATCAACCGTAATAGATTGGGCTATGTCAGAAATGATGAGACAACCAAGAGTGCTGGAGAAGGCTCAAGCTGAGATAAGACAAGCCTTTGATGGAAAGAAACGAATCCATGAGAAAGATATTCAGAACCTAAGTTTCTTAAAGTTAGTTATAAAAGAAACTCTAAGGTTACACCCTCCTGTTGCAATGCTACTCCCAAGAGAATGCAGAGAGCCATGCGAGATTGATGGATATGAGATACCCCTCAAAACTAAAGTCATCGTTAATGCATGGGCAATTGGAAGAGATCCTGCACTTTGGCACGATGCTGAGAGTTTTATACCAGAGAGGTTTGCCAATAGTTCAATTGATTTCAATGGGACTCACCTTGAATATATCCCTTTTGGTGCAGGAAGAAGGATGTGCCCTGGAATAACATTTG TGGTTCGAAGGAAAAACAACTTGCATTTGGTTGCTGCGCCTTATTCTCCTTCAGAATAA